A stretch of Labrus bergylta chromosome 19, fLabBer1.1, whole genome shotgun sequence DNA encodes these proteins:
- the mrps18b gene encoding 28S ribosomal protein S18b, mitochondrial produces the protein MKSTFFNVYCPHDRRKMAASMHGAVKVLCRLSPSITLPLRQYQSCLQRLPVRLPVRPCPGVPPCRFYSSPASLHDEETPQAAEAQSRYKDKPWEYLESEEYTDKYGTSPVWAGYRRNHKGGIPPQKTRKTCIRGDKVCGNPCPICRDPKVVIHHQNVKLLQQFISPHTGEVYDPTRTGVCMKQQKKLTEAINTSRDHGLLPFQIPYVEFLEEDYSNSHDAVGSTPPAPSLMSGDSWYTWYGDITPDEGEVAKVRKTYGAYLK, from the exons ATGAAGTCGACGTTTTTCAAC GTCTACTGCCCTCATGACAGAAGAAAAATGGCCGCCTCCATGCACGGCGCTGTGAAGGTTCTGTGTCGTTTATCGCCATCAATTACTCTCCCGTTGCGTCAATATCAg TCATGTCTGCAGAGGTTACCTGTGAGGTTACCTGTCAGACCATGTCCAGGTGTACCTCCTTGTCGCTTCTATAGCAGCCCGGCCTCGCTGCATGATGAAGAAACTCCTCAGGCTGCTGAGGCTCAGTCCCGGTACAAGGACAAACCCTGGGAATACCTGGAGAGTGAAG AGTACACAGACAAGTATGGAACCAGTCCAGTGTGGGCCGGGTACAGGAGGAACCACAAAGGAGGGATCCCCCCACAGAAGACCCGCAAGACCTGCATT agaggAGATAAGGTTTGTGGGAACCCCTGCCCAATATGTCGGGATCCGAAGGTTGTCATCCATCACCAG aatgtgaagctgctgcagcagttcATCAGCCCTCACACTGGAGAGGTTTATGATCCCACCCGAACAG gtgtgtgtatgaagcagcagaagaagcTGACCGAGGCGATCAACACGTCCAGAGATCACG gtctACTCCCCTTTCAGATCCCATACGTTGAGTTTTTAGAAGAAGATTACTCCAACTCCCATGATGCAGTGGGCTCCACCCCCCCTGCTCCCTCCCTAATGTCAGGTGACAGCTGGTACACCTGGTACGGTGACATTACACCTGATGAGGGGGAGGTGGCCAAAGTGAGGAAGACGTACGGAGCGTACCtgaagtga
- the ppp1r10 gene encoding serine/threonine-protein phosphatase 1 regulatory subunit 10 isoform X2, which yields MAVGPVDPRDILKGVEALLGKDGELRSLEGVPKVFSLMKASTKMVSRCMYLNILLQTKSHDILNRFIRVGGYRLLNSWLTYSKTTNNTPLLQLILLTLQKLPLKVDHLKQNNTAKLVKQLSKTADTEELRKLASVLVEGWMATIRSQSVASSSSSPADKKKKQKEESKAPVREVKTVEEEKKKEKPKAHAPSHAKIRSIGLEIDTPNPAPPKKAPIPLQLGDKYNIKPPLLKRPSTGPSDAPPLEKKYKPLNMPSNSPKEIKVKIIPAQPMECTGFLDALNSAPVPGIKIKKKKPGPGTPPGTKAVSPTSNKANPFDGKQPFSSAKPSSPEGTSSAQSEDNQDLEQPGTPVPSEDQENSENGEKPNALSEPRGEEEHLTKKGKKKKTVHWAEEEQLKHYFYFDLDETERVNVNKIKDFGEAAKRELMMDRQTFEMARRHSHDTMEERVPWSPPRPLTLTGSLVINGANSTEKMTQRDREMGILQEIFLNKESVPDSPHEPDPEPYEPMPARLIPLDEDSSMMDEGYVEPLDPSSSLAGANLLQTESSKLPPVLANLMNLNNNRSPQINPPANIPPTAPNVNVQELLTSIMGASGGQSTEDLIKQPDFSDKIKQLLGSLQQSQNQNQNQAGPPPVNPGLLGHGPGMNNMNNMNMNMHMQMPMNGGYPPNNPPGGPRFNHPPPPHNHGPPFNAGGPRMMGPPPGQGRGDNGNYWGDDSMRGGPHRGGPFHRGGRGRGGEPGFRGRGRGGPRGGHNNMNDMSKRPVCRHFMMKGSCRYESNCAFYHPGVNGPPLPPNHPAHNQHPQHGH from the exons atGGCAGTGGGACCTGTAGACCCCCGAGACATCCTGAAAGGTGTGGAGGCTCTCCTAGGGAAGGATGGAGAGCTGCGCAGCCTGGAGGGCGTCCCAAAGGTGTTCAG TCTGATGAAAGCTTCCACTAAGATGGTCAGCAGGTGTATGTACCTGAACATCCTGCTGCAGACCAAGTCGCATGACATTCTCAACAG GTTCATCAGGGTCGGGGGCTACAGGCTGCTCAACTCCTGGCTCACCTACTCAAAGACCACAAACAACACCCCCCTGCTGCAGCTCATCCTGCTCACTCTGCAGAAACTGCCCCTGAAGGTGGACCATCTCAAACAG aaTAACACGGCTAAACTGGTGAAGCAGCTGAGTAAGACTGCGGACACTGAAG aactGAGGAAGTTGGCATCGGTGCTGGTCGAAGGCTGGATGGCGACGATCCGCTCACAGAGTGTggcaagcagcagcagctcccccGCTG acaagaagaagaagcagaaggagGAAAGCAAGGCTCCTGTGAGGGAGGTGAAGACCgtagaagaggagaagaagaaggagaaaccCAAGGCTCACGCTCCGAGTCACGCAAAGATCCGATCCATCG gaCTGGAGATTGATACTCCCAACCCCGCCCCCCCTAAGAAGGCACCCATCCCCCTTCAGCTGGGAGACAAATACAACATCAAACCCCCGCTCCTCAAGAGacccag CACGGGCCCCTCAGACGCCCCCCCACTGGAGAAGAAGTACAAACCTCTGAACATGCCCTCGAACTCCCCCAAAGAGATCAAAGTGAAGATCATCCCGGCTCAGC CGATGGAGTGCACCGGCTTCCTGGACGCTCTGAACTCAGCCCCTGTACCGGGCATCAAgatcaagaagaagaaacctgGACCAGGTACTCCACCAGGGACCAAGGCCGTCTCCCCCACCTCTAACAAG GCGAATCCCTTTGATGGCAAACAGCCTTTCTCTTCTGCTAAACCGTCGTCACCTGAAGGTACGTCCTCCGCCCAATCTGAGGACAACCAGGACCTGGAGCAGCCCGGGACCCCGGTACCCTCTGAGGACCAAGAGAACTCTGAGAACG GTGAGAAGCCTAACGCGCTGTCGGAGCCTCGGGGAGAAGAAGAGCACTTGACaaagaaagggaagaagaagaagacggttCACTGGGCCGAGGAGGAGCAGCTCAAACACTATTTCTACTTTGACCTGGACGAGACGGAAAGAG TGAACGTGAATAAGATAAAGGACTTTGGCGAGGCGGCTAAGAGAGAGCTGATGATGGACAGGCAGACGTTTGAGATGGCCCGTCGTCATTCACATGATACCATGGAGGAGAGGGTCCCCTGGAGCCCCCCCAGACCCCTCACCCTGACCGGCAGCCTGGTGATCAACGGGGCCAACAGCACAGAGAAAATGACCCAACGAGACCGAGAGATGGGGATCCTGCAGGAGATCTTCCTCAACAAGGAGAG TGTTCCTGACAGTCCTCATGAACCAGACCCAGAGCCGTATGAACCAATGCCTGCCCGCCTGATCCCCCTGGATGAG GACTCCTCCATGATGGATGAAGGATACGTGGAGCCCCTGGacccctcctcctcattggcGGGAGCTAACCTGCTCCAGACCGAGAGCTCCAAGCTTCCCCCCGTCCTCGCCAACCTGATGAATCTGAACAACAACAGAAGCCCCCAGATCAACCCCCCCGCCAACATCCCCCCCACAGCGCCAAATGTCAACGTGCAGGAGCTGCTCACCTCCATCATG GGGGCGTCTGGCGGTCAGTCGACTGAAGATCTGATCAAACAGCCGGACTTCTCGGACAAGATCAAACAGCTGCTGGGCTCCCTGCAGCAgagccagaaccagaaccagaatcaAGCAGGACCCCCACCAG tgaACCCGGGTCTTCTGGGTCATGGTCCAGGCATGAacaacatgaacaacatgaacatgaacatgcaCATGCAGATGCCCATGAACGGGGGCtacccccccaacaaccccccCGGTGGACCCCGTTTCAACCACCCCCCACCTCCCCACAACCACGGACCCCCCTTCAACGCTGGTGGGCCACGCATGATGGGACCCCCGCCCGGCCAGGGCCGTGGTGACAATGGGAACTACTGGGGCGACGACTCCATGAGGGGTGGGCCGCACCGAGGCGGACCTTTCCACAGAGGAGGGCGGGGCCGAGGAGGAGAGCCGGGCTTCAGGGGGCGGGGCCGAGGAGGACCCCGAGGAGGACACAACAACATGAACG acATGTCTAAGAGGCCAGTGTGTCGTCACTTCATGATGAAAGGCAGCTGCAGGTATGAGAGTAATTGTGCCTTTTATCACCCGGGTGTGAACGGACCCCCACTTCCCCCAAACCACCCCGCTCACAACCAGCACCCCCAGCACGGACACTAG
- the agr2 gene encoding anterior gradient protein 2 homolog, whose product MIRAVLSLLLVLGAISSAFAAGDKKYIPKSGRRIPQTLSRGWGDQLIWAQTYEEALYWSRSRNKPLLVVFHLEDCPHSQAMKKVIANSFEIQKILDEEFIVLNLVYETTDKNLTPDGQYVPRFLFVDPSMTVRADIVGPYGNRLYAYEPQDLDALKKSMEKAKKLLKVEL is encoded by the exons ATGATCAGAGCAGTGCTGTCCCTCCTCCTGGTCCTGGGGGCCATTTCCTCCGCCTTTGCCGCCGGTGACAAAAAATACATCCCCAAGTCCGGAAGGAGGATCCCCCAGACCCTGTCTCGAG gctGGGGTGATCAGCTGATCTGGGCTCAGACGTATGAGGAGGCTCTATACTGGTCCAGGTCCAG GAACAAACCTCTGCTGGTCGTGTTTCACCTGGAAGATTGTCCTCACAGCCAAG CAATGAAGAAAGTCATTGCCAACAGCTTCGAGATCCAGAAGATCCTCGATGAAGAATTCATCGTCCTCAACCTGGTG tacGAAACCACAGATAAAAACCTGACGCCAGACGGACAGTACGTCCCCAGATTCCTGTTTGTTG ACCCCTCCATGACCGTGAGGGCCGATATTGTTGGTCCGTATGGTAACCGCTTGTACGCCTACGAACCCCAAGACCTGGATGCCT TGAAAAAGAGCATGGAGAAGGCGAAGAAGCTGCTGAAGGTCGAGCTGTGA
- the ppp1r10 gene encoding serine/threonine-protein phosphatase 1 regulatory subunit 10 isoform X1, which translates to MAVGPVDPRDILKGVEALLGKDGELRSLEGVPKVFSLMKASTKMVSRCMYLNILLQTKSHDILNRFIRVGGYRLLNSWLTYSKTTNNTPLLQLILLTLQKLPLKVDHLKQNNTAKLVKQLSKTADTEELRKLASVLVEGWMATIRSQSVASSSSSPADKKKKQKEESKAPVREVKTVEEEKKKEKPKAHAPSHAKIRSIGLEIDTPNPAPPKKAPIPLQLGDKYNIKPPLLKRPRSTSVSSTGPSDAPPLEKKYKPLNMPSNSPKEIKVKIIPAQPMECTGFLDALNSAPVPGIKIKKKKPGPGTPPGTKAVSPTSNKANPFDGKQPFSSAKPSSPEGTSSAQSEDNQDLEQPGTPVPSEDQENSENGEKPNALSEPRGEEEHLTKKGKKKKTVHWAEEEQLKHYFYFDLDETERVNVNKIKDFGEAAKRELMMDRQTFEMARRHSHDTMEERVPWSPPRPLTLTGSLVINGANSTEKMTQRDREMGILQEIFLNKESVPDSPHEPDPEPYEPMPARLIPLDEDSSMMDEGYVEPLDPSSSLAGANLLQTESSKLPPVLANLMNLNNNRSPQINPPANIPPTAPNVNVQELLTSIMGASGGQSTEDLIKQPDFSDKIKQLLGSLQQSQNQNQNQAGPPPVNPGLLGHGPGMNNMNNMNMNMHMQMPMNGGYPPNNPPGGPRFNHPPPPHNHGPPFNAGGPRMMGPPPGQGRGDNGNYWGDDSMRGGPHRGGPFHRGGRGRGGEPGFRGRGRGGPRGGHNNMNDMSKRPVCRHFMMKGSCRYESNCAFYHPGVNGPPLPPNHPAHNQHPQHGH; encoded by the exons atGGCAGTGGGACCTGTAGACCCCCGAGACATCCTGAAAGGTGTGGAGGCTCTCCTAGGGAAGGATGGAGAGCTGCGCAGCCTGGAGGGCGTCCCAAAGGTGTTCAG TCTGATGAAAGCTTCCACTAAGATGGTCAGCAGGTGTATGTACCTGAACATCCTGCTGCAGACCAAGTCGCATGACATTCTCAACAG GTTCATCAGGGTCGGGGGCTACAGGCTGCTCAACTCCTGGCTCACCTACTCAAAGACCACAAACAACACCCCCCTGCTGCAGCTCATCCTGCTCACTCTGCAGAAACTGCCCCTGAAGGTGGACCATCTCAAACAG aaTAACACGGCTAAACTGGTGAAGCAGCTGAGTAAGACTGCGGACACTGAAG aactGAGGAAGTTGGCATCGGTGCTGGTCGAAGGCTGGATGGCGACGATCCGCTCACAGAGTGTggcaagcagcagcagctcccccGCTG acaagaagaagaagcagaaggagGAAAGCAAGGCTCCTGTGAGGGAGGTGAAGACCgtagaagaggagaagaagaaggagaaaccCAAGGCTCACGCTCCGAGTCACGCAAAGATCCGATCCATCG gaCTGGAGATTGATACTCCCAACCCCGCCCCCCCTAAGAAGGCACCCATCCCCCTTCAGCTGGGAGACAAATACAACATCAAACCCCCGCTCCTCAAGAGacccag GTCTACATCCGTCTCCAGCACGGGCCCCTCAGACGCCCCCCCACTGGAGAAGAAGTACAAACCTCTGAACATGCCCTCGAACTCCCCCAAAGAGATCAAAGTGAAGATCATCCCGGCTCAGC CGATGGAGTGCACCGGCTTCCTGGACGCTCTGAACTCAGCCCCTGTACCGGGCATCAAgatcaagaagaagaaacctgGACCAGGTACTCCACCAGGGACCAAGGCCGTCTCCCCCACCTCTAACAAG GCGAATCCCTTTGATGGCAAACAGCCTTTCTCTTCTGCTAAACCGTCGTCACCTGAAGGTACGTCCTCCGCCCAATCTGAGGACAACCAGGACCTGGAGCAGCCCGGGACCCCGGTACCCTCTGAGGACCAAGAGAACTCTGAGAACG GTGAGAAGCCTAACGCGCTGTCGGAGCCTCGGGGAGAAGAAGAGCACTTGACaaagaaagggaagaagaagaagacggttCACTGGGCCGAGGAGGAGCAGCTCAAACACTATTTCTACTTTGACCTGGACGAGACGGAAAGAG TGAACGTGAATAAGATAAAGGACTTTGGCGAGGCGGCTAAGAGAGAGCTGATGATGGACAGGCAGACGTTTGAGATGGCCCGTCGTCATTCACATGATACCATGGAGGAGAGGGTCCCCTGGAGCCCCCCCAGACCCCTCACCCTGACCGGCAGCCTGGTGATCAACGGGGCCAACAGCACAGAGAAAATGACCCAACGAGACCGAGAGATGGGGATCCTGCAGGAGATCTTCCTCAACAAGGAGAG TGTTCCTGACAGTCCTCATGAACCAGACCCAGAGCCGTATGAACCAATGCCTGCCCGCCTGATCCCCCTGGATGAG GACTCCTCCATGATGGATGAAGGATACGTGGAGCCCCTGGacccctcctcctcattggcGGGAGCTAACCTGCTCCAGACCGAGAGCTCCAAGCTTCCCCCCGTCCTCGCCAACCTGATGAATCTGAACAACAACAGAAGCCCCCAGATCAACCCCCCCGCCAACATCCCCCCCACAGCGCCAAATGTCAACGTGCAGGAGCTGCTCACCTCCATCATG GGGGCGTCTGGCGGTCAGTCGACTGAAGATCTGATCAAACAGCCGGACTTCTCGGACAAGATCAAACAGCTGCTGGGCTCCCTGCAGCAgagccagaaccagaaccagaatcaAGCAGGACCCCCACCAG tgaACCCGGGTCTTCTGGGTCATGGTCCAGGCATGAacaacatgaacaacatgaacatgaacatgcaCATGCAGATGCCCATGAACGGGGGCtacccccccaacaaccccccCGGTGGACCCCGTTTCAACCACCCCCCACCTCCCCACAACCACGGACCCCCCTTCAACGCTGGTGGGCCACGCATGATGGGACCCCCGCCCGGCCAGGGCCGTGGTGACAATGGGAACTACTGGGGCGACGACTCCATGAGGGGTGGGCCGCACCGAGGCGGACCTTTCCACAGAGGAGGGCGGGGCCGAGGAGGAGAGCCGGGCTTCAGGGGGCGGGGCCGAGGAGGACCCCGAGGAGGACACAACAACATGAACG acATGTCTAAGAGGCCAGTGTGTCGTCACTTCATGATGAAAGGCAGCTGCAGGTATGAGAGTAATTGTGCCTTTTATCACCCGGGTGTGAACGGACCCCCACTTCCCCCAAACCACCCCGCTCACAACCAGCACCCCCAGCACGGACACTAG